One stretch of Schlesneria sp. DSM 10557 DNA includes these proteins:
- a CDS encoding bifunctional nuclease family protein, protein MLVQMELARIIISEINDQQVIFLREVEGDREFPILIGLFEATSIDRCVQGEEPQRPLTHDLLKNTIEALGGEAQDVLIHKLEEHTYFASIRIRQDGELVEIDSRPSDAVALAVHFEPHLPIYVAKDVLDEASR, encoded by the coding sequence GTGCTTGTGCAGATGGAATTGGCCCGCATCATCATCAGTGAGATCAATGACCAGCAGGTCATCTTTCTGCGCGAAGTCGAAGGGGACCGGGAGTTTCCGATTCTGATCGGACTCTTCGAGGCGACGAGTATCGATCGATGCGTTCAGGGGGAAGAACCTCAGCGACCGCTGACACACGATCTGTTGAAAAACACGATCGAGGCGCTGGGGGGTGAAGCGCAGGATGTGCTGATCCACAAACTCGAAGAGCACACCTATTTCGCTTCGATCCGAATCCGGCAGGACGGGGAACTGGTTGAGATTGACAGTCGCCCGAGTGATGCGGTCGCTCTCGCAGTTCATTTCGAGCCTCATCTTCCCATCTACGTGGCTAAAGATGTGCTGGACGAAGCCTCCCGCTGA
- a CDS encoding alpha/beta fold hydrolase, with translation MLRTIDVAGVRYRVSDEGTGPVLLLVHGFPLDHTMWKAQIDEFSKTHRVIAPDLRGFGGSDGHLYSVSMAQFADDLADLLEGLNADRPITFCGLSMGGYIAFQFALRHPRWLSRLILCDTRAAADAPEAAANRLKMADIVTKQGPEPVVWAMMPKLFAPQSAQQRPALVDEVRSTVMATSPVAIAAAHRGMAIREDMTGMLPNLHLPTLVIVGEQDLITPAAEMKSVAEALPNARYEQIPDAGHMAPMENPVAVNQAIRRFLRD, from the coding sequence ATGTTGAGAACAATCGACGTTGCGGGTGTCCGCTATCGCGTGTCGGACGAAGGGACGGGGCCGGTGCTGCTACTGGTCCACGGGTTTCCTCTGGATCACACCATGTGGAAGGCTCAGATCGACGAGTTTTCGAAGACTCATCGTGTCATCGCTCCGGATCTGCGTGGTTTCGGGGGAAGTGATGGGCACCTGTATTCTGTTTCGATGGCTCAGTTCGCGGATGACCTGGCGGACCTGCTCGAAGGATTGAACGCCGACCGGCCAATCACGTTTTGCGGCCTTTCCATGGGAGGATACATCGCTTTTCAATTCGCGCTGCGGCATCCACGGTGGCTCAGTCGGCTTATCCTGTGTGATACGCGCGCTGCTGCCGACGCTCCGGAAGCGGCTGCAAACCGCTTGAAAATGGCCGATATTGTGACGAAGCAAGGACCTGAGCCGGTGGTCTGGGCGATGATGCCAAAGTTGTTTGCGCCGCAGTCGGCTCAGCAGCGACCGGCTCTGGTGGACGAAGTTCGCAGTACCGTCATGGCGACCTCGCCCGTGGCGATCGCGGCGGCACACCGGGGGATGGCGATTCGTGAGGACATGACAGGGATGCTTCCCAATTTGCATCTGCCAACTCTGGTCATTGTCGGGGAGCAGGACTTGATTACTCCCGCCGCCGAGATGAAGAGCGTGGCGGAGGCCCTTCCGAATGCGCGCTATGAACAGATTCCGGATGCCGGACATATGGCACCCATGGAAAACCCGGTCGCGGTCAACCAGGCCATTCGCCGGTTCTTGCGTGATTGA
- a CDS encoding MazG nucleotide pyrophosphohydrolase domain-containing protein encodes MTEAAPLTLRDLQSLIQKMYGSKDEARGVDGTFMWLMEEVGELASALREGTPEELALEFADVLAWLATIANVAGVDLDAAVRKKYGSGCPGCGQFLCQCDLSEKP; translated from the coding sequence ATGACAGAGGCAGCTCCACTGACGCTACGGGACCTTCAGTCCCTGATCCAGAAGATGTATGGATCGAAGGATGAGGCTCGGGGCGTCGACGGCACGTTTATGTGGTTGATGGAAGAGGTGGGGGAACTCGCCTCTGCCTTGCGTGAGGGGACCCCCGAGGAACTGGCTCTGGAATTCGCCGATGTTCTGGCGTGGCTGGCGACGATTGCCAACGTCGCCGGGGTGGATCTGGATGCCGCTGTGCGCAAGAAATATGGTTCGGGCTGTCCCGGGTGTGGTCAGTTTCTGTGTCAATGTGATTTGAGTGAAAAGCCTTAG
- a CDS encoding mannonate dehydratase: protein MMRLATVLTPMSDENLTLAAQCGVTDVVARYPGTDLDELLRLRDRIEYFGMNLAAIEGYLPIEKLKIGQDDGTEVAAMKQLMSNMQKVGIRWLCYNFMAGTDWVRTVLDAPERGGAKVTGFHLEDVHRAMSLSASASTITSEPITTEQLWQNLKHFLTVLVPAAEAAGVTMCMHPDDPPLPELLGKGRIMNSVENFERLVDLVPSPSNAICFCQGTFAAMGVDIPATIRRLGSHIQYVHFRDVKGNRESFTETFHDNGPTDMAEAMRAYQEIGFSGPIRPDHVPQCYGEDDGEPGYTMLGRLFAYGYMRGLMHATEKRG from the coding sequence ATGATGCGACTGGCAACAGTCTTGACTCCCATGTCGGATGAAAATCTGACTCTGGCCGCTCAGTGCGGCGTCACCGACGTGGTGGCTCGGTATCCCGGGACCGATCTGGATGAGCTTCTGCGACTGCGTGACCGAATCGAATATTTCGGTATGAACCTGGCAGCGATCGAAGGGTATCTTCCGATCGAGAAGTTGAAGATTGGACAGGACGACGGCACCGAAGTCGCTGCCATGAAACAACTGATGTCGAATATGCAGAAAGTGGGGATCCGCTGGCTCTGTTACAACTTTATGGCAGGGACTGACTGGGTCCGCACGGTTCTTGATGCGCCGGAACGAGGCGGGGCGAAGGTGACCGGCTTTCACCTTGAGGATGTACACCGCGCGATGTCACTGAGCGCCAGTGCCTCGACCATCACGAGCGAACCGATCACGACCGAACAGTTGTGGCAGAACCTGAAGCACTTCCTGACCGTGCTGGTTCCCGCAGCGGAAGCGGCGGGGGTGACGATGTGTATGCATCCCGATGATCCCCCGCTTCCCGAACTTCTGGGGAAGGGGCGAATCATGAATTCGGTCGAAAATTTCGAACGTCTGGTGGACCTGGTGCCGAGTCCCTCGAATGCAATCTGTTTCTGCCAGGGGACCTTTGCCGCGATGGGGGTCGATATTCCCGCCACGATTCGCCGACTCGGTTCCCATATTCAATACGTCCACTTTCGCGACGTGAAAGGAAACCGGGAATCGTTCACGGAAACGTTTCATGACAACGGTCCGACGGATATGGCCGAGGCCATGCGGGCCTATCAGGAGATCGGTTTCTCGGGCCCCATTCGTCCGGATCATGTCCCTCAATGTTACGGAGAAGATGACGGGGAACCGGGATACACCATGCTGGGGCGACTGTTCGCTTACGGCTATATGCGCGGCTTGATGCACGCTACGGAAAAGCGGGGTTAA
- a CDS encoding glycosyltransferase family 2 protein: MPAYNAARTLERTVADIPPGSVDEIILVDDCSSDNTVEIAERLGLTVIRHEKNLGYGGNQKTCYRRALDNGADYVVMIHPDYQYDSRVIPAAIEFIRLGICDFIMGSRIRTRREALSGGMPPWKYIANRCLTLVENIALGQNLGDFHSGFRAYRREVLETIPYETNSNDFVFDSEFLAQAVHFGFKLGDIPVPVRYFDEASSINFRRSVTYGFATLSVLGKFWARKTGLWRSPLFDPVSSPEVHRNIVEDPKK, translated from the coding sequence ATGCCCGCTTACAATGCGGCGCGGACTTTGGAGCGGACGGTCGCCGATATTCCGCCCGGGTCCGTTGATGAGATCATTCTCGTCGACGATTGCAGTTCGGATAACACCGTAGAGATTGCCGAGCGGCTGGGGCTGACCGTCATCCGCCATGAGAAGAACCTGGGTTACGGTGGCAACCAGAAGACTTGTTACCGACGAGCTCTCGACAACGGTGCTGACTACGTCGTGATGATTCACCCTGACTATCAATACGACAGTCGTGTGATTCCTGCAGCGATCGAGTTCATCCGGTTGGGGATCTGTGACTTCATCATGGGTTCGCGAATCCGGACACGGCGCGAGGCCTTGTCGGGGGGGATGCCTCCGTGGAAGTACATTGCCAACCGGTGTTTGACGCTGGTTGAGAACATTGCTCTGGGACAGAATCTGGGGGATTTCCACAGCGGATTTCGAGCCTATCGCCGCGAAGTGCTGGAGACGATTCCCTACGAGACCAACTCGAACGATTTTGTATTCGACAGCGAATTTCTGGCTCAGGCGGTCCATTTCGGATTCAAGCTGGGAGATATTCCTGTCCCTGTTCGCTACTTTGATGAGGCTTCCAGCATCAACTTCCGCCGTAGTGTGACATACGGGTTCGCGACCCTGAGCGTCCTCGGCAAGTTCTGGGCGCGGAAGACAGGTCTCTGGCGTTCCCCGCTGTTCGATCCCGTCTCTTCGCCGGAAGTTCACAGAAACATCGTTGAGGACCCGAAGAAATGA
- a CDS encoding PEP-CTERM sorting domain-containing protein, translated as MKLLPRSSYLLAAVTLLGLFGGQSASAGIFTIDFDNLPTLGPTTQQQSLADANGGSSTIDGVTFASNFGVAGSEYRVGGAAPNPTFGIPHSGDYFLINGNTPNNDLLISTTSVLLEAWFGRVEYYGYGGGAISVTVTAFGAGGDLGSESINLPDTNPYTGNLPAPNDGIGNGLADPMLRLDTSSFLSLVGITGYRISRVDPEPLNGNWAADDFTFSTTSAVPEPSTLTGFGIGLVALGYYRRRSLTR; from the coding sequence ATGAAGCTCCTGCCTCGATCCAGCTATCTCCTTGCGGCCGTGACGCTCCTCGGACTTTTCGGCGGGCAGTCTGCCTCGGCAGGAATCTTCACGATTGACTTCGACAACCTTCCGACGCTCGGCCCCACCACACAGCAGCAGTCGCTTGCGGACGCCAACGGAGGGAGCAGCACAATCGATGGTGTCACTTTCGCGAGCAACTTCGGCGTGGCGGGAAGCGAGTACCGGGTCGGCGGTGCGGCGCCGAACCCAACCTTCGGAATTCCACACTCCGGAGACTACTTCCTCATCAACGGCAACACCCCCAACAACGACCTCCTCATCAGCACCACCAGCGTCCTGCTTGAGGCCTGGTTTGGCCGCGTTGAGTACTATGGCTACGGAGGGGGTGCCATCTCGGTTACCGTGACCGCATTCGGCGCGGGGGGCGATCTGGGTTCTGAATCGATCAACCTTCCCGATACCAACCCGTACACAGGCAATCTGCCAGCCCCCAACGACGGCATCGGCAACGGGCTTGCCGACCCCATGCTACGACTCGACACGAGCAGCTTCCTCAGCCTGGTCGGCATCACGGGCTATCGCATCAGTCGCGTAGACCCCGAGCCCTTGAATGGAAACTGGGCCGCCGACGACTTCACCTTCTCAACCACGTCAGCCGTCCCCGAACCCAGCACATTGACCGGCTTCGGCATCGGACTCGTCGCGCTGGGGTATTACCGCCGACGCAGCCTTACCCGTTAA
- a CDS encoding sulfatase-like hydrolase/transferase encodes MVSFLGFPSRPKGRIVAMQAVIVSFDSLAATSLGCFGNEWIETPNWDRLAATGAVFDNHFVDTVSSLAGLAWATGRPAMRANDASPSPCLGALLRANGIRSRLIAAGAVQDWQRHFQFDGMQHVDGREGFDAKPDQTPFAEVVKQAITERADGEDAHAHELLWLHAPGPGAPPEGFDALYFEDFDERGQQTAELTDAERACHPAVYAGSVSLMDHWLGELLKHLDEQASSEPMLVIVMAAKGAIWKPVRASRANASQSLAEVLGDQVARTPLVLRVQRDPRFGDLICVRSDRLVQTCDLMPTLLDWFQVPQDPSSIQLAGQSWLREVLDEVPPREDLAYGDGADLVAVRTPEWLCISQRHVGQQGDEQGNESVEEGASSRVALYVKPEDLWDINDISSQQSEVVAELLTRLGRPS; translated from the coding sequence GTGGTCTCTTTCCTTGGATTTCCTTCTCGTCCGAAGGGACGTATCGTCGCGATGCAGGCTGTCATCGTTTCCTTTGACTCACTGGCCGCCACCTCGTTGGGGTGCTTTGGTAACGAGTGGATCGAGACGCCGAACTGGGATCGACTCGCCGCGACAGGAGCTGTTTTCGACAATCACTTCGTCGATACCGTGAGCTCTCTCGCAGGCCTCGCCTGGGCCACCGGTCGACCCGCGATGCGGGCGAATGACGCCAGTCCCTCCCCCTGCCTGGGGGCTCTGCTGCGAGCGAACGGGATTCGCTCGCGTCTAATTGCCGCCGGGGCGGTGCAGGATTGGCAGCGTCACTTTCAGTTTGACGGGATGCAGCACGTCGATGGCCGCGAAGGCTTCGATGCGAAGCCCGACCAGACACCGTTTGCCGAAGTTGTGAAGCAGGCAATCACAGAGAGAGCAGATGGCGAGGATGCGCACGCTCATGAGTTGCTGTGGCTGCACGCGCCCGGGCCCGGTGCACCACCCGAAGGGTTTGATGCCCTGTATTTCGAAGACTTCGACGAACGAGGGCAGCAGACGGCGGAGCTGACGGATGCCGAGCGCGCGTGTCACCCGGCCGTCTACGCGGGATCCGTCTCGCTGATGGATCATTGGCTGGGTGAGCTGCTGAAGCATCTCGATGAGCAGGCTTCCAGCGAGCCGATGCTTGTGATTGTCATGGCTGCGAAGGGGGCCATCTGGAAGCCCGTTCGCGCATCCCGCGCGAATGCATCGCAGTCGCTGGCAGAGGTGCTCGGCGATCAGGTTGCGCGGACCCCTCTCGTTCTACGTGTGCAGCGGGATCCCCGGTTCGGTGATCTGATCTGCGTTCGATCAGATCGGCTGGTGCAAACCTGCGATCTGATGCCGACACTGCTCGACTGGTTTCAGGTTCCCCAGGATCCTTCCTCGATTCAGCTCGCCGGGCAAAGTTGGTTGCGTGAGGTGCTGGATGAGGTTCCACCTCGTGAAGATCTGGCATATGGAGACGGCGCCGACTTGGTCGCGGTGAGAACACCAGAATGGCTCTGCATTTCTCAGCGGCATGTTGGTCAGCAGGGTGATGAGCAGGGTAATGAATCTGTCGAGGAAGGTGCCTCTTCGCGCGTCGCGCTGTATGTTAAGCCTGAAGACTTGTGGGACATCAATGACATTTCTTCACAGCAGTCGGAAGTTGTCGCAGAGCTGCTGACTCGCTTGGGCAGGCCAAGCTGA
- a CDS encoding YkgJ family cysteine cluster protein: MIPLPLLPPKSCEGCGLCCEGIGSPVVLYASRPGLPSPHPFRPPNLPAPLIDEINEHFAGLTRGQEPQSRCLWFDPVQRACSHYEYRPQICRDYELGGRACLQRRRDELMSAQEKDD, from the coding sequence ATGATCCCGCTGCCATTACTCCCTCCAAAATCGTGCGAGGGATGCGGGTTGTGCTGTGAAGGGATTGGATCGCCGGTCGTTCTCTATGCCTCTCGTCCGGGGCTTCCCTCCCCCCATCCATTTCGACCACCCAACCTCCCCGCGCCTCTCATCGACGAAATCAACGAACACTTTGCAGGGCTGACGCGTGGCCAGGAGCCGCAGTCGAGGTGCCTCTGGTTCGACCCCGTTCAGCGGGCCTGCTCGCACTATGAATACCGACCGCAAATCTGTCGGGACTATGAACTGGGTGGTCGTGCCTGCCTGCAGCGGCGACGCGATGAACTGATGTCGGCTCAAGAAAAAGACGATTAG
- the arfB gene encoding alternative ribosome rescue aminoacyl-tRNA hydrolase ArfB, whose translation MFPSDADVLDVSPRIRVSCREFSWSTARSSGPGGQNVNKVNSKVIMRWSFQCSESLPADVRERFIAAYRSRLTTEGDFILSSERYRDQPKNVADCLEKLHALLASIAIAPKPRRPVKPTKASKRRRVAAKRDRSLVKERRRPPRIDGP comes from the coding sequence ATGTTTCCTTCCGATGCTGATGTTCTCGATGTAAGTCCTCGAATTCGCGTTTCGTGCCGCGAGTTCTCGTGGTCGACGGCGCGCAGTTCGGGGCCCGGAGGACAGAACGTCAACAAAGTGAACTCCAAAGTGATCATGCGATGGAGCTTTCAGTGTTCAGAATCGTTGCCCGCTGATGTGCGCGAACGGTTTATCGCCGCTTACCGCAGCAGGCTGACCACCGAAGGGGATTTCATTCTCAGCAGTGAGCGTTACCGCGATCAGCCGAAGAATGTCGCCGACTGTCTGGAGAAGCTGCACGCACTGCTGGCTTCCATCGCCATCGCCCCCAAGCCCCGTCGGCCGGTGAAACCGACAAAGGCGTCCAAACGCCGACGCGTCGCAGCGAAAAGGGATCGATCCCTCGTCAAAGAGCGTCGCCGACCACCGAGAATTGACGGCCCCTAA